The proteins below come from a single Mya arenaria isolate MELC-2E11 chromosome 6, ASM2691426v1 genomic window:
- the LOC128237263 gene encoding uncharacterized protein LOC128237263 yields MKRIKPPGQYFVCISWHGPSNLNNKKEKLKEKLLEDLLQYVDLLSKDLEISVVMGGDFNISTEEALGVIKNRIFSLEIFKSADEPIIYYVVSKGNIFKPENVEKIKKNFYIDDIFIHCPVRLKIKMAVDTLPFKILTMNANGIPRYTKERETAIQNLVRKEKSHVILFQECIVGMNFWENDEFRDYEYIGSCKNHASILYNKQELSCEISFHTDTDCQGIIKYRLDINADKPLIDFINRILTKHSDIQKHCLCMSKMRRKKVPSQQEFVCISWHSQDNHDVDKQKLLEDLLQTVDKWSKEYKIPVVMGGDFNISYTEAEKVIKEKKLSLTILKSENEVMIYFVVTKDSIFDTLSDFEKTIKKEKELLNDNVDIFDHNLVKFELNDNANTDSSNVDSSEIKDDNSSKSKDEE; encoded by the exons ATGAAAAGGATTAAACCACCTGGACaatattttgtctgtatttCATGGCACGGTCCAAGTAACCTgaacaacaaaaaagaaaaactaaaagaaaaactATTGGAAGACTTACTTCAATATGTGGACTTGTTGTCTAAAGATCTCGAAATTTCAGTAGTTATGGGCGGTGACTTTAATATCAGCACTGAGGAAGCCTTGGGAGTGATAAAAAACAGGATATTCAGTCTAGAAATCTTTAAATCCGCGGATGAGCCTATCATATACTATGTTGTAAGcaaaggaaatattttcaagccagaaaatgtggaaaaaataaaaaaaaacttctatattgATGACATCTTCATTCATTGTCCAGTAAGGCTTAAG atcaAAATGGCTGTCGACACCCTCCCCTTCAAGATTTTAACGATGAATGCCAATGGAATACCTCGGTATACAAAGGAAAGAGAAACAGCCATACAAAACCTTGTCAGAAAAGAAAAGTCACATGTTATTCTCTTCCAGGAATGCATAGTTGGCATGAATTTTTGGGAAAATGATGAATTTCGAGACTATGAATATATTGGATCTTGCAAAAACCATGCAAGCATACTGTACAACAAGCAGGAATTATCTTGCGAGATAAGTTTTCATACTGATACAGATTGTCaaggaataataaaatataGACTTGATATCAATGCAGATAAACCTCTGATTGATTTTATTAACAGGATCCTCACAAAACATTCTGACATACAAAAACATTGTCTTTGCATGTCAAAAATGAGGAGAAAGAAAGTTCCCTCTCAACAAGAATTTGTCTGTATATCATGGCATAGTCAAGACAATCATGATGTagacaaacaaaaattgttggaAGACTTACTTCAAACCGTGGACAAGTGGTCTAAAGAATACAAAATTCCAGTGGTTATGGGCGGTGATTTCAATATCAGTTATACAGAAGCAGAGaaagtaataaaagaaaaaaaattaagtcTAACAATATTGAAATCCGAAAATGAGGTTATGATATACTTTGTTGTGACAAAAGACTCTATTTTTGATACTCTTTCTGATTTtgagaaaacaattaaaaaagaaaaagaattgCTTAAtgataatgttgacatttttgaCCATAATCTAGTCAAGTTTGAGTTAAATGACAATGCAAACACAGACAGTTCAAATGTAGACTCATCAGAAATTAAAGATGACAACTCATCAAAAAGTAAAGATGAAGAATGA